The proteins below come from a single Roseiflexus sp. RS-1 genomic window:
- a CDS encoding CinA family nicotinamide mononucleotide deamidase-related protein, with protein MNAEILAVGSELLLGETVDTNSAYLARQLASIGIDLFRKSVVGDNEMRIAAAIDEALNRADLVICTGGLGPTVDDVTREAVARALQRPLVFHQHLLDQIEARFRAFGRSMPESNRRQAYVPEGARIVENPRGTAPAFIVEDARGTVVVLPGVPSEMRYLWENAILPYLRDERGETGIILVRTLHAVGLGESVIGERLADLMAQTNPTLGISAKHARYELRIGAKASSRAAAETMIAQVEAVIRERLGSHLLGDERLDQTVARMLRERGKTLALYEGAVTAPLYRALSKEALESVRGVIMHPTDIPADDDAAQSLARTGAIDVRHRWRTDIGLALQPSGLIASDGFATVCVAIAHTGGVDEWQRRFDMRSDDVWDFAGTMALDALRQHLASA; from the coding sequence ATGAACGCTGAAATCCTGGCGGTCGGTTCGGAGTTGCTGCTCGGTGAGACGGTCGATACCAACAGCGCCTATCTGGCGCGGCAACTGGCGTCGATAGGCATCGACCTGTTTCGCAAGTCGGTCGTCGGCGACAACGAAATGCGTATCGCCGCAGCCATTGACGAAGCGCTCAATCGCGCCGATCTTGTCATCTGCACCGGCGGGCTTGGTCCAACGGTCGATGATGTTACCCGTGAGGCAGTGGCGCGCGCCCTGCAACGACCGCTGGTGTTCCACCAGCACCTGCTCGATCAGATCGAGGCGCGTTTCCGCGCTTTCGGTCGGTCTATGCCGGAGAGCAATCGTCGGCAGGCGTATGTTCCTGAGGGGGCGCGCATTGTCGAAAATCCGCGCGGCACCGCCCCCGCCTTCATTGTTGAGGATGCTCGCGGGACTGTGGTGGTTCTGCCTGGCGTTCCTTCCGAAATGCGCTACCTGTGGGAGAACGCCATTCTGCCGTACCTGCGCGACGAACGTGGTGAAACCGGGATCATCCTGGTGCGCACACTCCACGCCGTCGGTCTCGGCGAGAGCGTGATCGGCGAAAGGCTTGCCGACCTGATGGCGCAGACGAATCCGACTCTCGGCATTTCCGCCAAGCACGCCCGGTATGAATTGCGCATCGGCGCCAAAGCCAGCAGTCGCGCAGCCGCCGAAACGATGATCGCGCAGGTCGAGGCGGTCATCCGTGAGCGCCTCGGTTCGCATCTGCTTGGTGATGAACGGCTTGATCAGACTGTCGCCCGAATGCTCCGCGAGCGCGGGAAGACGCTTGCACTGTATGAGGGCGCGGTGACGGCGCCGCTCTACCGTGCATTGAGCAAAGAAGCGCTCGAAAGCGTGCGCGGGGTTATCATGCATCCCACCGACATCCCGGCTGATGATGATGCGGCGCAGAGTCTTGCGCGCACCGGCGCCATTGACGTGCGTCATCGCTGGCGCACCGACATCGGACTGGCGTTGCAACCGTCCGGTTTGATCGCCTCTGATGGCTTCGCAACGGTATGCGTGGCAATTGCGCATACCG
- the thrS gene encoding threonine--tRNA ligase — MPVKPETDPYYRLRHSAAHVMAQAVLEIFPEGKIAIGPPIEDGFYYDFDLPRPLTPDDLEEIEQRMRRIIAGRHPFVYRVVDPDEARALFRDQPYKLELIEGLLHGQDEYGEQSGSSTVISTYKHDTFEDLCRGPHLEHTGQIPPDAFKLMSVAGAYWRGDSNRPMLQRIYGTAWNSKEELDAYLHRLEEAKRRDHRRIGKELGLFYFSDDIGPGLPLFTPKGEMLRHLMESYVREVQTRYGYQHVWTGHIVREALYKKSGHYEAYRENMFPPMVEDEEHIYRLKPMNCPSHMTLYKEMGIHSYRDLPLRFAEFATLYRYEDRGTLTGLTRVRALTQDDCHIFCRPDQIEEEFGLALRLIREVLETYRFTDYRVRLSLRGAGGKYITDDEAWDLAEHALRTALDHYGVEYEEAPGEAAIYGPKADFLARDVLGREWQLSTIQVDFIQPRRLGLEYIAEDGQPRTPVVLHRAVTGSTERFLGVLIEHYAGAFPLWLAPVQAIVIPISDERHSAYAAEVGRQLTAAQLRVEVDLSKDRMQAKIRQAQLQKIPYMLIIGDREQRAGAVAVRTRSGEDLGAMSVAAFIERARAEIEAKA; from the coding sequence ATGCCAGTCAAACCAGAAACAGATCCCTACTACCGTCTGCGCCATTCTGCTGCGCACGTGATGGCGCAGGCAGTGCTCGAAATCTTTCCCGAAGGGAAAATCGCCATTGGTCCGCCAATCGAGGATGGGTTCTACTACGATTTCGACCTGCCGCGCCCATTGACACCTGATGATCTGGAGGAGATCGAACAGCGAATGCGCCGTATTATCGCCGGCAGACATCCATTTGTCTACCGTGTTGTCGATCCTGATGAGGCGCGAGCGCTCTTCCGGGATCAACCATACAAACTGGAGTTGATCGAAGGATTGTTGCACGGTCAGGACGAGTATGGCGAACAGAGCGGGTCGAGCACTGTTATTTCGACGTATAAGCACGACACGTTCGAGGATCTCTGTCGCGGTCCGCACCTGGAACACACCGGACAGATACCGCCGGACGCCTTCAAACTGATGAGTGTGGCCGGCGCCTACTGGCGTGGCGACTCGAACCGACCCATGCTGCAACGGATCTACGGTACTGCCTGGAACAGCAAAGAAGAACTCGATGCCTACCTGCACCGTCTCGAAGAGGCAAAACGGCGCGATCACCGTCGTATTGGAAAAGAACTGGGGCTGTTCTACTTCTCCGATGATATTGGACCCGGTCTGCCGCTCTTTACGCCAAAGGGCGAGATGCTGCGCCATCTCATGGAGTCATACGTGCGCGAGGTGCAGACGCGCTACGGGTACCAGCATGTCTGGACCGGGCATATCGTCAGGGAGGCGCTCTACAAGAAGTCCGGTCACTATGAGGCGTACCGCGAGAACATGTTCCCGCCGATGGTCGAGGATGAAGAGCATATCTACCGGCTCAAACCGATGAACTGCCCCAGTCATATGACACTCTACAAAGAGATGGGGATCCACTCGTACCGTGACCTGCCGCTGCGTTTCGCGGAATTTGCAACGCTCTACCGCTATGAGGATCGCGGAACGCTGACCGGGTTGACGCGGGTGCGGGCGCTGACGCAGGACGATTGTCACATTTTTTGCCGTCCTGATCAGATCGAGGAGGAATTCGGCCTGGCGCTGCGTCTCATCCGCGAGGTGCTTGAAACCTATCGGTTCACCGATTATCGCGTGCGCCTTTCGTTGCGTGGCGCGGGCGGCAAGTATATCACCGACGACGAGGCGTGGGACCTGGCGGAACATGCGCTGCGCACGGCGCTCGACCATTACGGTGTTGAGTATGAGGAAGCGCCCGGCGAGGCGGCGATCTACGGTCCGAAAGCCGATTTTCTGGCGCGCGATGTGCTTGGTCGCGAGTGGCAATTGTCGACCATTCAGGTGGACTTTATTCAACCACGTCGGTTGGGTCTTGAATATATCGCCGAGGATGGACAACCACGCACACCAGTGGTGTTGCACCGCGCCGTCACCGGGTCGACCGAACGTTTTCTGGGTGTTCTGATTGAGCACTATGCCGGCGCGTTTCCGCTCTGGCTGGCGCCGGTTCAGGCGATTGTCATTCCCATCTCCGACGAGCGGCACAGCGCATACGCCGCCGAGGTCGGACGCCAGTTGACAGCGGCTCAGTTGCGGGTCGAGGTCGATCTGAGCAAAGATCGCATGCAAGCCAAGATCCGACAGGCGCAGTTGCAGAAGATACCGTATATGCTTATAATCGGCGACAGGGAACAGCGCGCTGGCGCGGTTGCGGTACGAACCCGATCCGGCGAGGACCTTGGCGCGATGTCGGTTGCGGCGTTCATTGAGCGCGCCCGGGCTGAAATCGAAGCAAAGGCATAG
- a CDS encoding VC_2705 family sodium/solute symporter → MFWLAMVSIALLLLTLLFPQLERRDEERPRTLTPPYVPRRQSEQPSMPAVTIVETPKTASLSRSVQTAYWSANTRLIRILLLVWGGSVFLPAMFAAELNRIRVLTGFPLSYFLAAQGAPILFLVLAALYTAIMTRRDRQLGGRQVDPSLPVADAMLPVALVIGGGALIVVVDVVFRLPVTIIGWGLIILTIVVYASIGIRGRAQDLEAYYVAGRRIPALFNGLAISADWMSAATFISLAGTLWMLGYEGLAYIIGWTGGYVLLALLLAPYLRKFGQYTIPEFIGARYASTVARLVAAIVTVIVSFTYLTAQVSGIGLIMGRFLGVNYLFGVAIGLGAVLFCSYLGGMKAVTWTQVIQAIVIVATYLIPAALLSLRDTGVALPQIMYGAAFDVIADLESTQNIPKSYAEPFNDWSVWQFLALAFCLMCGTAGLPHILVRFYTTPSVIHARRSVSWALLFIALVYLTIPAYAAFSRWEILAHVVGQSVRSLPQWAVNWGNAGLLSITDLTTLEGETVATVPGWAKSLLESGGLQFVDANGDGRIQIEELSGRAVTPTSIDGILQYNELKISPDLVVVSTPEIVGLPGAVAALVIAGGLAAALSTADGLLIVITSSVALDVYQSLNRHAPARTLLAIGRIALFLAAVLAALTALRQLGIIVELVAWAFSIAAATLFPVLTLGIFWRRANRQGAIAGMITGLLAVAGAIVINLLSPSTNFLGISGPATGIFGIVAALVMTIVVSLLTPPPPPATQTLIDAVRRP, encoded by the coding sequence ATGTTCTGGCTCGCGATGGTCTCCATCGCGCTGCTGCTCCTGACATTGCTGTTTCCGCAACTTGAACGCCGCGACGAAGAGCGTCCCCGCACACTGACGCCGCCGTATGTGCCCCGTCGTCAATCTGAGCAGCCCTCTATGCCGGCGGTGACGATCGTTGAAACCCCGAAAACTGCGAGTCTCTCCCGTTCAGTGCAAACTGCCTACTGGTCGGCAAATACGCGGCTGATTCGCATCTTGCTGCTGGTATGGGGCGGGAGTGTGTTCTTACCAGCCATGTTCGCGGCTGAATTGAACCGGATACGGGTGTTGACCGGCTTTCCGTTGTCCTACTTTCTCGCTGCACAGGGCGCTCCAATCCTTTTCCTTGTCCTGGCTGCACTCTATACCGCGATCATGACACGCCGCGATCGTCAGTTGGGAGGGCGCCAGGTCGATCCATCCCTGCCGGTTGCCGACGCAATGTTGCCGGTGGCGCTGGTGATCGGCGGCGGTGCGCTGATTGTCGTTGTCGATGTGGTGTTTCGACTGCCGGTGACCATCATTGGCTGGGGCTTGATCATCCTGACGATCGTGGTCTATGCTTCAATTGGCATCCGCGGCCGCGCCCAAGACCTGGAAGCGTACTATGTGGCGGGGCGACGCATCCCGGCGTTGTTCAATGGGCTGGCGATCAGTGCGGACTGGATGAGCGCGGCGACCTTTATCTCGCTTGCCGGTACGCTCTGGATGTTGGGCTATGAAGGGCTGGCGTACATCATCGGCTGGACCGGCGGATATGTGTTGCTGGCGCTGCTGCTGGCGCCCTATCTGCGCAAGTTCGGACAGTACACCATTCCTGAGTTTATCGGCGCGCGCTATGCCTCGACTGTCGCACGCCTGGTCGCCGCGATTGTGACGGTTATCGTTTCGTTCACCTATTTGACGGCGCAGGTGTCCGGGATTGGTCTGATTATGGGGCGCTTTCTTGGCGTCAATTACCTGTTTGGCGTTGCGATCGGTCTTGGCGCGGTGCTGTTCTGCTCCTACCTGGGAGGAATGAAGGCGGTCACATGGACGCAGGTTATCCAGGCGATCGTGATCGTGGCGACCTATCTGATCCCTGCCGCACTGCTGTCGCTCAGAGATACAGGGGTCGCTCTGCCGCAGATCATGTATGGCGCTGCCTTCGATGTCATTGCCGATCTTGAATCCACCCAGAATATCCCAAAATCATATGCCGAACCATTCAATGACTGGTCGGTCTGGCAATTTCTGGCGCTGGCGTTCTGTCTGATGTGCGGCACTGCCGGTCTGCCTCATATCCTGGTGCGGTTTTATACGACGCCGTCGGTGATCCATGCCCGGCGCAGCGTAAGCTGGGCGCTTTTGTTCATTGCGCTGGTCTATCTGACCATCCCGGCGTATGCCGCCTTCTCGCGCTGGGAAATCCTTGCGCACGTCGTTGGTCAGTCGGTGCGTTCGCTGCCACAGTGGGCAGTGAACTGGGGGAATGCCGGACTGTTGAGCATTACCGACCTGACGACGCTTGAAGGAGAGACGGTGGCGACCGTGCCGGGATGGGCGAAGAGTCTGCTGGAAAGCGGGGGGCTGCAATTTGTCGATGCGAACGGTGATGGGCGCATCCAGATCGAAGAGTTGAGCGGGCGCGCGGTTACTCCCACGTCGATTGACGGCATCTTACAGTACAACGAGTTGAAAATCAGCCCCGATCTGGTCGTGGTCTCGACGCCTGAAATCGTTGGTCTTCCTGGCGCCGTCGCTGCACTGGTGATCGCCGGCGGGCTGGCGGCGGCGTTGAGTACTGCCGATGGATTGTTGATCGTCATTACGTCGTCGGTGGCGCTCGATGTCTATCAATCGTTGAACCGGCACGCACCGGCGCGTACCTTGCTTGCGATCGGGCGTATCGCCCTGTTCCTGGCAGCGGTGCTGGCTGCGCTCACCGCACTGCGCCAGCTGGGTATTATTGTCGAACTGGTTGCATGGGCGTTCTCCATCGCGGCGGCAACCCTGTTCCCGGTGCTGACGCTCGGCATCTTCTGGCGACGCGCCAATCGTCAGGGGGCGATTGCCGGCATGATCACCGGTCTGCTCGCCGTTGCCGGCGCCATCGTCATCAACCTGTTGAGTCCATCCACGAATTTCCTTGGTATTTCCGGTCCCGCAACCGGTATCTTCGGCATCGTCGCCGCACTGGTCATGACCATCGTTGTCAGCCTCCTGACCCCCCCGCCTCCGCCAGCGACCCAGACGTTGATCGATGCCGTTCGACGTCCGTAG
- a CDS encoding sensor histidine kinase, protein MSWFHRLRWKLFVSHAIIIVIAVVVLLGAAQILVRSSMMESATLASLSAGDDLLIASGEVAVQRRFQSILEQALLLASFGALAAAVVVSLFVSRRIVEPLQDLTAVSRRLAQGYYRERTFIHSDDELAELSQSINHLAEALDRTEQRRLALIADVAHELRTPLTTIEGYMEGLLDGVIAPDEQTFTLIRHEAARLRRLTEELGLLSRAEAGELRVQPRLFDLCTMLQELIARFQPQFAACEVELRLYLSVQSLTVYADPDRLMQVMVNLLSNALRYTPAGGLVEVSLTPLGEYVRISVRDTGIGIEAEHLPLIFERFYRVDKSRTRNSGGTGIGLTIARHLVYASGGEIWAESDGAGKGSTFHVTLPTAVVYQPVQIAVADG, encoded by the coding sequence ATGTCCTGGTTTCATCGACTCCGCTGGAAATTGTTTGTTTCCCACGCGATCATTATTGTGATCGCGGTGGTCGTGCTGCTTGGCGCCGCGCAGATTCTGGTGCGCAGCAGCATGATGGAAAGCGCGACCCTGGCGTCATTGTCCGCAGGGGATGATCTGCTGATTGCGTCAGGTGAAGTCGCCGTGCAACGCCGGTTTCAGTCTATTCTTGAACAGGCGCTGTTACTCGCAAGTTTTGGTGCGCTCGCCGCAGCAGTCGTCGTCAGTCTGTTCGTCTCCCGGCGCATCGTTGAGCCGTTGCAGGATCTGACCGCCGTGAGTCGTCGGTTGGCGCAGGGGTACTACCGTGAGCGGACGTTCATTCATTCCGATGATGAACTGGCTGAGTTGAGCCAGAGTATTAATCATCTGGCGGAGGCGCTCGATCGCACCGAACAGCGTCGCCTGGCACTGATCGCAGATGTGGCGCACGAGTTGCGCACGCCGCTGACCACGATTGAGGGGTACATGGAAGGCTTGCTGGACGGCGTTATTGCACCGGACGAGCAAACATTCACGCTGATCCGCCATGAAGCGGCGCGGTTGCGTCGTCTGACCGAGGAACTTGGTCTGTTGTCACGCGCCGAAGCTGGCGAACTGCGCGTCCAGCCGCGCCTGTTCGATCTCTGTACCATGTTGCAGGAGTTGATCGCTCGCTTTCAGCCGCAGTTCGCCGCCTGCGAGGTCGAGTTGCGTCTGTACCTGTCGGTTCAGTCCCTCACCGTCTATGCCGATCCTGATCGCCTTATGCAGGTCATGGTGAACCTGCTATCGAATGCGCTGCGCTACACCCCCGCCGGCGGTCTGGTGGAGGTGTCGTTGACGCCGCTCGGCGAGTATGTGCGCATTTCGGTGCGCGACACCGGCATCGGCATTGAAGCCGAACATCTGCCGCTCATTTTTGAGCGCTTCTATCGCGTGGACAAGTCGCGCACGCGCAATAGCGGCGGAACTGGTATTGGATTGACCATTGCCCGGCACCTGGTGTATGCCAGCGGCGGTGAGATCTGGGCGGAAAGCGATGGCGCCGGCAAGGGATCGACGTTTCATGTCACCCTGCCGACCGCCGTCGTCTACCAGCCGGTTCAGATCGCTGTTGCGGATGGCTGA
- a CDS encoding response regulator transcription factor, giving the protein MAATILVVEDEEPILNLVVAYLKADGFVVHTARDGESALQQAQIVRPDLVVLDLLLPGIDGLEICRRLQHDGGPYVLMLTARAEEVDKVVGLSVGADDYLTKPFSPRELVARVKAILRRRRHTGAAPAENTLLTFRDLQIDVARREVQRRGVPVTLTAREFDLLYTLAAMPGRVFTREQLLERVWGHDFDGVDRVVDVHISLLRRKLEDDPAEPTLIQTVRGVGYKFTG; this is encoded by the coding sequence ATGGCCGCTACGATCCTCGTTGTTGAGGATGAGGAGCCGATTCTGAATCTGGTCGTCGCCTATCTCAAGGCCGACGGCTTTGTCGTTCATACTGCGCGCGATGGTGAATCGGCACTGCAACAGGCGCAGATAGTGCGTCCTGACCTGGTTGTGCTCGACCTCCTGCTTCCCGGAATTGATGGTCTTGAAATTTGTCGCCGCTTGCAGCACGATGGCGGTCCGTATGTCCTTATGCTCACTGCGCGTGCAGAGGAGGTTGATAAGGTCGTTGGTCTGTCGGTGGGCGCCGATGACTATCTGACCAAACCATTCAGCCCGCGCGAACTGGTAGCGCGCGTCAAGGCGATCCTGCGCCGCCGGCGGCATACGGGGGCGGCGCCAGCTGAGAATACGCTCCTGACGTTTCGCGATCTTCAAATCGATGTTGCGCGACGAGAGGTGCAGCGGCGCGGCGTGCCGGTGACGCTGACGGCGCGTGAGTTCGATCTGCTCTACACGCTGGCTGCAATGCCGGGACGTGTGTTTACGCGCGAGCAACTCCTGGAACGGGTTTGGGGTCACGATTTCGACGGCGTTGATCGCGTTGTTGATGTGCATATCAGTCTGTTACGCCGGAAACTTGAGGATGATCCCGCTGAGCCGACGCTGATCCAGACGGTGCGGGGGGTTGGATATAAGTTTACCGGTTGA
- a CDS encoding bifunctional nuclease family protein, which translates to MIRVTVDSIRVSLLTQHRVVVLREAESRRYLPIWIGAFEADAIALAMQGHEPQRPMTHDLLKSVFGELGATISHIVINDIQDSTFFARIVVEQGSHTIEIDSRPSDAIALAVRADAPIYVETHVFEAAGVLFDEEETTAADEQPMSAARPSASMAETDEPDADTSADEGLSLFRDFINTLDIDDDEKNKGKNQ; encoded by the coding sequence ATGATCCGTGTAACTGTTGACAGCATCCGCGTGAGTCTGCTGACACAGCACCGTGTCGTCGTCCTGCGCGAAGCCGAGAGTCGGCGCTATCTGCCGATCTGGATCGGCGCCTTCGAGGCGGATGCGATTGCGCTCGCTATGCAGGGGCACGAACCACAGCGCCCGATGACGCACGATCTGCTCAAATCGGTCTTCGGTGAACTGGGCGCGACGATCAGCCACATCGTCATCAATGACATCCAGGATAGCACCTTCTTTGCGCGGATCGTCGTCGAGCAGGGCAGCCACACCATTGAGATCGACTCCCGTCCCAGCGATGCGATCGCGCTCGCGGTTCGCGCCGATGCGCCGATCTATGTCGAAACGCATGTCTTTGAGGCTGCCGGTGTGCTCTTCGACGAGGAGGAAACCACCGCAGCCGATGAGCAACCGATGAGTGCAGCGCGACCTTCCGCAAGCATGGCTGAGACTGATGAACCAGATGCCGACACATCCGCCGATGAGGGCCTGTCGCTTTTCCGCGATTTTATCAACACCCTGGACATTGATGACGATGAAAAGAATAAGGGGAAGAACCAGTAG
- a CDS encoding ParA family protein, whose product MAMAAISSSEPYILALANQKGGVGKTTTAVNLAGELASRGQQVLLVDCDPQGNATTSLGVAKRDLRFSTYEVLVGIAGLDRSIRSTGRDGLDIVPANEHLAGAMVELVSAERREWRLADALSQVAGYDWVVLDCPPSLGLLTLNALCAARGVIVPLQCEYLALEGLAQLKGTIDRVRDHLNPRLTIVGVVMTMFDGRTNLAQQVVEEVRRYFPQRIFNTLIPRSVRISEAPSYGRTIAEYDPSSRGAQAYAAFADEVMRRIDRQAVAR is encoded by the coding sequence ATGGCGATGGCGGCGATTAGCTCTTCCGAACCGTATATTCTTGCCCTGGCCAACCAGAAGGGGGGCGTCGGGAAAACGACGACGGCGGTCAATCTCGCAGGCGAACTTGCGAGTCGCGGTCAACAGGTGCTCCTGGTCGATTGCGATCCGCAGGGAAACGCCACAACCAGCCTGGGAGTCGCCAAACGCGATCTGCGCTTCTCAACCTATGAGGTCCTGGTCGGCATCGCCGGTCTTGACCGATCGATCCGCTCAACCGGTCGTGACGGACTGGATATCGTACCGGCGAATGAACACCTTGCTGGCGCGATGGTCGAACTGGTCTCCGCCGAACGACGCGAGTGGCGTCTTGCCGATGCGCTCAGTCAGGTGGCCGGGTACGACTGGGTCGTCCTCGATTGTCCGCCATCGCTCGGACTTCTGACGCTCAACGCGCTCTGCGCTGCGCGCGGTGTGATTGTTCCGCTTCAGTGCGAGTACCTGGCGCTTGAAGGACTGGCACAGTTGAAGGGGACAATCGACCGGGTGCGTGATCATCTCAACCCGCGTCTGACGATTGTGGGGGTGGTGATGACCATGTTCGATGGCCGCACCAATCTGGCGCAGCAGGTGGTCGAGGAGGTGAGGCGCTACTTCCCGCAGCGCATCTTCAATACGCTCATCCCGCGCAGCGTGCGCATCAGTGAAGCGCCCAGCTACGGACGCACCATTGCCGAGTATGATCCTTCCAGTCGCGGCGCGCAGGCGTATGCCGCGTTCGCCGATGAGGTGATGCGCCGTATTGATCGACAGGCGGTTGCGCGATGA
- a CDS encoding ParB/RepB/Spo0J family partition protein yields the protein MKRPRGLGSGLAALIPGDTERTIVREASIDSIDANPYQPRSDFDESALDELAASIREHGIIQPLIVTERDDGRYELIAGERRLRAARRAGLDRVPVIVRESTPQQALEIALIENIQRADLNALEEAHAYQTLKDEFGLSDEAIAQRVGRSREAVANTRRLLGLAPVAQQALLAGRISAGHGRALLRLVDQAAQEATVAAIIDHDLNVREVERLTDYARTTGDIHRALSAVRPRLDAEKPDRRQRAARPDPSPDDQAIRRELERLLGTPVSLVRSERELRVTIVFHTGEKLQEFFDRLSMGR from the coding sequence ATGAAACGTCCTCGAGGGCTTGGCAGCGGTCTGGCAGCATTGATCCCCGGCGACACCGAGCGCACGATCGTGCGCGAGGCGTCGATCGATAGTATCGATGCCAATCCGTATCAACCACGCTCGGATTTCGATGAGTCCGCGCTCGATGAACTGGCAGCGTCGATCCGCGAACACGGGATCATCCAGCCATTGATCGTCACAGAACGTGATGATGGTCGGTATGAACTGATCGCTGGCGAGCGACGTTTGCGCGCTGCCCGGCGTGCTGGTCTTGATCGCGTGCCGGTTATCGTTCGTGAAAGCACTCCCCAGCAGGCGCTCGAAATTGCGTTGATTGAGAATATTCAGCGTGCCGATCTGAATGCGCTCGAAGAGGCGCACGCCTATCAGACGCTGAAAGATGAATTTGGTTTGAGCGATGAAGCCATCGCGCAACGGGTCGGTCGGAGTCGCGAGGCGGTCGCCAATACACGCCGCCTGCTGGGACTGGCGCCGGTGGCGCAACAGGCGTTGCTGGCGGGACGGATCAGCGCCGGTCACGGACGCGCACTGCTCAGGCTTGTCGATCAGGCGGCGCAGGAAGCGACTGTGGCGGCGATCATCGATCACGACCTGAATGTCCGCGAGGTGGAGCGTCTGACCGACTACGCCCGGACGACCGGCGATATTCATCGTGCGCTGTCGGCTGTTCGCCCGCGCCTGGACGCTGAGAAGCCCGACAGACGTCAACGCGCTGCGCGTCCCGATCCGTCCCCCGATGACCAGGCGATCCGCCGTGAACTCGAACGTCTGCTGGGAACGCCGGTGAGCCTGGTTCGCAGCGAACGCGAACTTCGGGTCACTATCGTGTTCCATACCGGGGAAAAGTTGCAGGAGTTTTTTGATCGCCTGTCGATGGGCAGGTAA
- a CDS encoding CDP-alcohol phosphatidyltransferase family protein: protein MFTKRYNTRIRQWTGDLVARTLGRTGLHASTLTLLNLLLTLASVWWLASGQFFIGGLIVAFASLFDVLDGALARAKNQASRFGSFLDSTLDRYADMLIFLGLLIYFERSTVHTVETLLIFAATAGSLLTSYIRARAEGCGFDCKVGLLERPERIVLIVLGLLTGWVTLMLWCLAILSNITAIQRFIYVWMQSRASPVAKRPIQAVERGK, encoded by the coding sequence ATGTTCACGAAGCGATACAACACGCGCATTCGTCAGTGGACGGGCGATCTGGTGGCGCGAACGCTTGGACGCACCGGTCTGCACGCATCCACGCTGACACTCTTGAATCTGCTGTTGACACTGGCCAGCGTCTGGTGGCTGGCATCGGGACAGTTTTTCATCGGCGGGTTGATCGTCGCGTTCGCCAGTCTCTTCGATGTGCTCGATGGCGCGCTGGCGCGGGCAAAGAATCAGGCCAGTCGCTTCGGTTCGTTCCTCGACTCCACCCTTGATCGCTATGCGGATATGCTTATTTTCCTCGGGCTTCTGATCTACTTCGAACGTTCGACTGTTCACACGGTTGAGACTCTGCTGATCTTCGCGGCAACAGCAGGTTCGCTGCTGACCAGTTATATCCGCGCGCGCGCCGAAGGATGCGGCTTCGATTGCAAGGTGGGGCTGCTCGAGCGTCCTGAACGGATCGTGCTGATCGTTCTCGGATTGCTGACCGGTTGGGTGACGCTTATGTTGTGGTGTCTTGCGATCCTGAGCAACATCACAGCCATCCAGCGCTTCATCTACGTGTGGATGCAGAGTCGCGCCAGTCCGGTTGCCAAACGCCCGATCCAGGCGGTGGAACGTGGGAAGTAA